The window ATCGCAAAGCGGATATCGGTCGTATCCGCCATGGCAGACCCCGTATTCGCGGGCGCGAGCACATAGATACGGTGCAACGCGGTTGTGTCGGCCGGCACCATGACGCTGCTGTCGTCGGCCCTTTCGAGCCTGACCTGCGAATTGGGATCCCCGGCCAATTCGATATTGAACTGCCGTTCATCGCCCCATTTGTTGCGCAGGCGGACATCATACGCGTTGCCGATCGAGCCATCGGACAGGGAGACGAACAGCGGATTGCGGATGGGCGAAACCGCGACCTCGATCTGGGGACGGACCAGCAGCGCCGCGTCGGACAGCGCCAGATTGCCGATCAGCCCGCGCGGCTTGCGCGCCGTCATCGGGGCGTTCCACAGCCGCACGCGGGCATTGCGGTCGCCTTTGATCCAGCGTTCGACCAGTATGAACAAATCGGTCCAGACCGTCTGAGGACAGGTATAGCCGCACCAGACCCGGCCAAGCGCCGAGGTAAAGAGGAACAACCCGATCCCCGCCATGATCAGCAGGCCGGCCACGAAATAGAATTCCTGCGGCCAGATCCTGATCCAGAAGAAATAGAAACGCCGATGCGCCATGTCGATCAGGACCGCCTGATCCGGCAGGCTGGGTCCACGATCCCAATGGATCCATGGCGTGACGTGACAGATCGCCAGCGTCACGCCCATGATCCACCACTTCCGCGCGCGAAACTTCGCCGCGACCCGGCGGGGAAAAATCGGCTCGCGAGGCGCATAGAGACTGCGCGGGTTTGGCTGATTCATCGTCAAAAGACCTATCTGCTCGCAGGGCGCTGTCTGGCACCGATGGCGCGCGCGCTCCTTGACCTGGATCAAGATATGAACGGATGCCCCGGCCCGATCACAGTTGCGAACAGATCACCGGCCCGGGCACAGGCCGGATGAAGGGCCCGACCTCTGGAAGGCGGCGTTTACTCGCCACCTCCTGGCTGATACACGTAGAGGGTCACGGCTTTGACCTCGGCATCCGAGAGACGCGGCGACCAGCCGGACATGACGCCAAAGCGGGCCTCGTCGATGGTTTCGGCGATCACTTCGCGGTCGCCGCCATAAAGCCAGATCGCATCGGTCAGATCAGGCGCGCCCTGCATCCGGTCGCCCGTGCCGTCATCGCCGTGGCAGGCCACGCAATTATCGGCGAAAAACTGCGAACCGGTCTTTGCCATGGCGGCGTCGCGATCGCGCCCGAACAAGGACAGCACATATTCCGTGATTGACGCGCTCTCGTCATGCGGCAGGAATTCGCCAACAGCCGGCATTTGCGAGAACGGCGCATCTGCATCGGTCACATTGCGGGTGCCGTGGCGGACCGTCACCTCGATTTTCTCCAGAGAACCGCCCCACAACCAGTCATCATCCAGCAGATCGGGATAGCCCCGCGCCCCTGCCGCACCGGCGCCGTGGCATGGCGAAGAAGTGGCCCGAAACACCGCCGCCCCGCCCGTGACCCCGAACTGATGGGCGGGATCTTCGATGGCAAGCGTGGTCAGATCGGCACGTTTCCGCCAAAGGCAAAGATCACCGCGCTGGTATGCAGGGGCCGCAACCGCCCGAAATTCGCATAGGGCTGCGCCCAGTCCAGATTCAACGCCGGGAAGGCCCGTTGAAGGGCGATGAAGATGCCCAGCAGAAACCCGACCACGCCCCAAAAGACCGTGGCGTTAACGCCCGCGCGGACCACATCATCCATATAG is drawn from Paracoccus tegillarcae and contains these coding sequences:
- the ccoP gene encoding cytochrome-c oxidase, cbb3-type subunit III: MGAALCEFRAVAAPAYQRGDLCLWRKRADLTTLAIEDPAHQFGVTGGAAVFRATSSPCHGAGAAGARGYPDLLDDDWLWGGSLEKIEVTVRHGTRNVTDADAPFSQMPAVGEFLPHDESASITEYVLSLFGRDRDAAMAKTGSQFFADNCVACHGDDGTGDRMQGAPDLTDAIWLYGGDREVIAETIDEARFGVMSGWSPRLSDAEVKAVTLYVYQPGGGE
- a CDS encoding FixG Ig-like domain-containing protein; amino-acid sequence: MNQPNPRSLYAPREPIFPRRVAAKFRARKWWIMGVTLAICHVTPWIHWDRGPSLPDQAVLIDMAHRRFYFFWIRIWPQEFYFVAGLLIMAGIGLFLFTSALGRVWCGYTCPQTVWTDLFILVERWIKGDRNARVRLWNAPMTARKPRGLIGNLALSDAALLVRPQIEVAVSPIRNPLFVSLSDGSIGNAYDVRLRNKWGDERQFNIELAGDPNSQVRLERADDSSVMVPADTTALHRIYVLAPANTGSAMADTTDIRFAIEEPQSAERVGADSVFHGKEAQ